The Salvelinus sp. IW2-2015 linkage group LG8, ASM291031v2, whole genome shotgun sequence genome window below encodes:
- the LOC111967733 gene encoding SUN domain-containing protein 1 isoform X7 translates to MDHSKVNSRAPPPGNTGYTYSHSSSYSTTALDFEKEHRISPVLESPRMSRRSLRLHSTTGVYGDDSLDSSLNHMYHSASFSAGGASLRDSKALKSRRSQQHSVSCSQSLLLTTPRKSQHGSQQHNSSLHSVAASDASLLSSMLDKSCIQERTLVEGFWGLDDDSELKERTMTDYSMCEANGDINSAQTQTSMVNGSFCKDRTIHSDRNDALTTYSKHSSTSARSATSKQALTAPAASPPSTIYARDKSRKNRTGERGSHRSTITCVLVSFSDTCVRVSRRAAASVASVFSLLLQSVLLRSRKEGKAHSSYCGSMNVNELGTEGNRMNLNGALCDDCKGKQRVETCIVQSSSSSRVCRSHVLGELWLATAYTGYLLSDQTLAYPHTLEMNESSSTFFSPCFLLLGWSPGSSVLGVGQKAGSAVRSVTRRMLSVLWLAAVSPGKAATGAFWWLGTGWYHLATVMSLLNIFVLTRCLPKLLKLLLILLPFLLVLLALWHWGPSSLLSVLPAINITEWRTAYSLSQNPLEPTKDRQPIMAQPPPAVSQPGSVLVSVDSERLARLEQRLAQLWEKVERGGRRQENQHREVLSLYQSVREQLDTQTDKDSMGLWVSGLLEERLLLLKRGMEKDAALQRELSQEIGEQYVVQQQGQESRLAQLEVLLQTLTAKTEEVQRRQADTSSATPALPPVPVPVNMGVDSESHDALLAEVQLLEATLGGIXKDLQGVMGCQGMCDRLDTLHETVSEQVSAQVRTELRALFYRSEQVGDSQPGEKELPESLLQWLSERYVSGADVHASLTSLELSILQNVTLQLEKSRARQETLSTETVTQTVMHTVGAAGAGMSEEHVQLVVKNALKLYSQDRTGLVDYALESGGGSILSTRCSETYETKTALMSLFGLPLWYFSQSPRVAIQPDVHPGNCWAFQGSHGYLVIRLSMRIVPSAFSLEHIPKALSPTGTISSAPRQFTVYGLDDENQEEGKLLGSYTYQDDEDALQTYPVTEENDKAYQIIEVRVLSNWGHPEYTCLYRIRVHGQPSVN, encoded by the exons CTCCAGCTACTCTACAACAGCCCTGGACTTTGAGAAGGAGCACAGGATCAGTCCCGTCTTAGAGTCTCCCAGGATGTCTCGGCGGAGCCTGCGTCTGCACTCCACCACTGGTGTCTATGGTGATGACAGCCTGGACTCTTCTCTCAACCACATGTACCACAGCGCCTCCTTCAGTGCAGGAGGAGCCAGTCTCAGAGATTCCAA GGCGTTGAAGAGCAGGAGgtctcagcagcactctgtctCCTGCTCCCAGTCTCTGCTCCTCACCACGCCCCGTAAGAGCCAGCATGGCTCCCAGCAGCACAACAGCAGCCTGCACAGCGTGGCCGCCAGCGAcgcctccctgctctcctccatGCTGGACAAGTCGTGTATCCAGGAGCGCACGCTGGTCGAAGGCTTCTGGGGCTTGGATGATGACTCTGAACTCAAAG AGCGGACCATGACAGACTACAGTATGTGTGAGGCCAACGGAGACATTAACTCGGCACAGACCCAGACCTCCATGGTCAACGGTAGCTTCTGTAAGGACCGCACGATCCACTCGGACAGAAATGACGCGCTCACCACCTACTCCAAGCACTCCTCAACTTCAGCCCGCTCTGCCACCAGCAAGCAGGCCCTGACAGCCCCTGCCGCATCCCCTCCCTCCACCATCTACGCCAGGGACAAAAGCCGCAAGAACAGGACGGGTGAGAGAGGCAGCCATAGAAGTACTATAACGT GTGTGCTGGTGTCCTTCTCGGACACCTGTGTGCGCGTGAGCAggagggcagcagcctctgtggcGTCCGTCTTCTCACTGCTCTTACAGAGTGTGCTGCTGAGGTCACGTAAAGAGGGCAAAG CTCACTCCAGCTACTGCGGAAGCATGAATGTAAATGAGTTGGGGACTGAGGGGAATCGCATGAATCTGAATGGTGCTCTTT GTGACGACTGCAAAGGGAAGCAGCGCGTGGAGACATGCATTgtccaatcatcatcatcatcacggGTCTGCCGGTCACATGTGTTGGGGGAACTGTGGCTTGCCACTGCTTACACAGGTTACCTATTAAGCGATCAAACTCTGGCCTATCCTCATACACTTGAAATGAATGAATCCAGTTCTACCTTTTTTAGTCCTTGTTTTTTGTTACTTGGTTGGTCCCCAGGCTCCAGTGTGTTGGGGGTGGGGCAGAAGGCAGGCTCAGCTGTACGGTCCGTGACAAGGAGGATGCTGTCGGTTCTCTGGTTGGCAGCCGTGTCCCCAG GGAAGGCAGCGACCGGGGCTTTCTGGTGGCTGGGGACTGGATGGTATCATCTGGCCACCGTCATGTCGCTCCTCAACATCTTCGTCTTGACACG GTGCCTTCCCAAGCTCCTCAAACTCCTGCTGATTCTGCTCCCATTCCTGCTTGTCCTCCTGG CTCTGTGGCACTGGGGTCCGTCCAGCCTGCTGTCTGTGTTGCCTGCCATTAACATCACTGAGTGGAGGACGGCCTACTCCCTRAGTCAGAACCCTCTGGAACCAACCAAAGACCGCCAGCCCATCATGGCTCAACCACCACCAGCTGTCTCACAG CCAGGCAGTGTGCTGGTGTCTGTGGACTCTGAGCGCCTAGCGCGGTTGGAGCAGAGGCTGGCCCAGCTGTGGGAGAAGGTGGAGCGAGGGGGCCGAAGGCAGGAAAACCAGCACCGGGAGGTGCTGAGTCTCTACCAGTCTGTACGAGAGCAGCTGGACACCCAGACGGACAAGGACAGCATGGGGCTGTGGGTGTCTGGCCTGCTGGAAGAGAGACTCCTTCtgttgaagagggggatggagaaggATGCAGCACTGCAGAGAGAACTG AGTCAGGAGATTGGAGAGCAGTATGTGGTGCAGCAGCAGGGCCAAGAGTCTCGTCTGGCTCAGCTGGAGGTGCTGCTGCAGACACTGACTGCCAAGACCGAG GAGGTGCAGAGGAGGCAAGCAGACACTTCCAGTGCTACACCTGCACTGCCACCAGTTCCTGTGCCAGTCAA TATGGGTGTGGACAGCGAGTCCCATGATGCCTTGCTGGCGGAGGTGCAACTTCTAGAGGCGACGCTGGGGGGCATTAYGAAGGACCTGCAGGGGGTGATGGGATGCCAGGGCATGTGTGACCGCCTGGACACACTCCATGAAACG GTGTCTGAGCAAGTGTCTGCCCAGGTGAGGACGGAACTGCGGGCCCTGTTCTACCGCAGCGAGCAGGTCGGAGATTCCCAACCCGGAGAAAAGGAGCTCCCAGAGTCCCTGCTGCAGTGGCTCTCTGAGCGCTATGTAAGCGGGGCTGATGTGCACGCCTCTCTGACCTCACTGGAGCTCAGCATCCTGCAGAACGTGACCCTGCAGCTGGAGAAGAGCAGGGCCAGGCAGGAGACGCTCAGCACTGAGACTGTCACTCAGACTGTGATGCACACTGTTGGAGCCGCAGGGGCCGGGATGTCCGAGGAG CATGTACAGCTGGTAGTGAAGAACGCTCTGAAACTCTACTCCCAGGATCGGACTGGCCTGGTGGACTATGCTCTGGAGTCTGGCG GCGGCAGCATCCTGAGCACTCGCTGCTCTGAGACGTACGAGACAAAGACGGCACTGATGAGTCTGTTTGGCCTCCCGCTCTGGTACTTCTCCCAGTCTCCTCGTGTGGCCATACAG CCTGACGTCCATCCAGGGAACTGCTGGGCGTTTCAGGGTTCTCATGGTTACCTGGTGATTCGGCTCTCCATGAGGATCGTTCCCTCTGCCTTCTCATTGGAGCACATCCCCAAAGCCCTTTCGCCAACAGGCACCATCAGCAGCGCCCCGCGCCAGTTTACCGTCTAT GGTCTGGATGATGAGAACCAGGAGGAGGGTAAGTTACTGGGCAGCTACACCTACCAGGATGATGAGGATGCGCTACAGACTTATCCTGTCACC GAGGAGAATGATAAAGCCTATCAGATCATTGAGGTTCGAGTGCTATCCAACTGGGGTCACCCGGAGTACACCTGCCTGTACCGCATCAGAGTGCACGGTCAGCCCAGTGTCAACTGA
- the LOC111967733 gene encoding SUN domain-containing protein 1 isoform X14 has protein sequence MDHSKVNSRAPPPGNTGYTYSHSSSYSTTALDFEKEHRISPVLESPRMSRRSLRLHSTTGVYGDDSLDSSLNHMYHSASFSAGGASLRDSKALKSRRSQQHSVSCSQSLLLTTPRKSQHGSQQHNSSLHSVAASDASLLSSMLDKSCIQERTLVEGFWGLDDDSELKERTMTDYSMCEANGDINSAQTQTSMVNGSFCKDRTIHSDRNDALTTYSKHSSTSARSATSKQALTAPAASPPSTIYARDKSRKNRTGERGSHRSTITCVLVSFSDTCVRVSRRAAASVASVFSLLLQSVLLRSRKEGKGKAATGAFWWLGTGWYHLATVMSLLNIFVLTRCLPKLLKLLLILLPFLLVLLALWHWGPSSLLSVLPAINITEWRTAYSLSQNPLEPTKDRQPIMAQPPPAVSQPGSVLVSVDSERLARLEQRLAQLWEKVERGGRRQENQHREVLSLYQSVREQLDTQTDKDSMGLWVSGLLEERLLLLKRGMEKDAALQRELSQEIGEQYVVQQQGQESRLAQLEVLLQTLTAKTEEVQRRQADTSSATPALPPVPVPVNMGVDSESHDALLAEVQLLEATLGGIXKDLQGVMGCQGMCDRLDTLHETVSEQVSAQVRTELRALFYRSEQVGDSQPGEKELPESLLQWLSERYVSGADVHASLTSLELSILQNVTLQLEKSRARQETLSTETVTQTVMHTVGAAGAGMSEEHVQLVVKNALKLYSQDRTGLVDYALESGGGSILSTRCSETYETKTALMSLFGLPLWYFSQSPRVAIQPDVHPGNCWAFQGSHGYLVIRLSMRIVPSAFSLEHIPKALSPTGTISSAPRQFTVYGLDDENQEEGKLLGSYTYQDDEDALQTYPVTEENDKAYQIIEVRVLSNWGHPEYTCLYRIRVHGQPSVN, from the exons CTCCAGCTACTCTACAACAGCCCTGGACTTTGAGAAGGAGCACAGGATCAGTCCCGTCTTAGAGTCTCCCAGGATGTCTCGGCGGAGCCTGCGTCTGCACTCCACCACTGGTGTCTATGGTGATGACAGCCTGGACTCTTCTCTCAACCACATGTACCACAGCGCCTCCTTCAGTGCAGGAGGAGCCAGTCTCAGAGATTCCAA GGCGTTGAAGAGCAGGAGgtctcagcagcactctgtctCCTGCTCCCAGTCTCTGCTCCTCACCACGCCCCGTAAGAGCCAGCATGGCTCCCAGCAGCACAACAGCAGCCTGCACAGCGTGGCCGCCAGCGAcgcctccctgctctcctccatGCTGGACAAGTCGTGTATCCAGGAGCGCACGCTGGTCGAAGGCTTCTGGGGCTTGGATGATGACTCTGAACTCAAAG AGCGGACCATGACAGACTACAGTATGTGTGAGGCCAACGGAGACATTAACTCGGCACAGACCCAGACCTCCATGGTCAACGGTAGCTTCTGTAAGGACCGCACGATCCACTCGGACAGAAATGACGCGCTCACCACCTACTCCAAGCACTCCTCAACTTCAGCCCGCTCTGCCACCAGCAAGCAGGCCCTGACAGCCCCTGCCGCATCCCCTCCCTCCACCATCTACGCCAGGGACAAAAGCCGCAAGAACAGGACGGGTGAGAGAGGCAGCCATAGAAGTACTATAACGT GTGTGCTGGTGTCCTTCTCGGACACCTGTGTGCGCGTGAGCAggagggcagcagcctctgtggcGTCCGTCTTCTCACTGCTCTTACAGAGTGTGCTGCTGAGGTCACGTAAAGAGGGCAAAG GGAAGGCAGCGACCGGGGCTTTCTGGTGGCTGGGGACTGGATGGTATCATCTGGCCACCGTCATGTCGCTCCTCAACATCTTCGTCTTGACACG GTGCCTTCCCAAGCTCCTCAAACTCCTGCTGATTCTGCTCCCATTCCTGCTTGTCCTCCTGG CTCTGTGGCACTGGGGTCCGTCCAGCCTGCTGTCTGTGTTGCCTGCCATTAACATCACTGAGTGGAGGACGGCCTACTCCCTRAGTCAGAACCCTCTGGAACCAACCAAAGACCGCCAGCCCATCATGGCTCAACCACCACCAGCTGTCTCACAG CCAGGCAGTGTGCTGGTGTCTGTGGACTCTGAGCGCCTAGCGCGGTTGGAGCAGAGGCTGGCCCAGCTGTGGGAGAAGGTGGAGCGAGGGGGCCGAAGGCAGGAAAACCAGCACCGGGAGGTGCTGAGTCTCTACCAGTCTGTACGAGAGCAGCTGGACACCCAGACGGACAAGGACAGCATGGGGCTGTGGGTGTCTGGCCTGCTGGAAGAGAGACTCCTTCtgttgaagagggggatggagaaggATGCAGCACTGCAGAGAGAACTG AGTCAGGAGATTGGAGAGCAGTATGTGGTGCAGCAGCAGGGCCAAGAGTCTCGTCTGGCTCAGCTGGAGGTGCTGCTGCAGACACTGACTGCCAAGACCGAG GAGGTGCAGAGGAGGCAAGCAGACACTTCCAGTGCTACACCTGCACTGCCACCAGTTCCTGTGCCAGTCAA TATGGGTGTGGACAGCGAGTCCCATGATGCCTTGCTGGCGGAGGTGCAACTTCTAGAGGCGACGCTGGGGGGCATTAYGAAGGACCTGCAGGGGGTGATGGGATGCCAGGGCATGTGTGACCGCCTGGACACACTCCATGAAACG GTGTCTGAGCAAGTGTCTGCCCAGGTGAGGACGGAACTGCGGGCCCTGTTCTACCGCAGCGAGCAGGTCGGAGATTCCCAACCCGGAGAAAAGGAGCTCCCAGAGTCCCTGCTGCAGTGGCTCTCTGAGCGCTATGTAAGCGGGGCTGATGTGCACGCCTCTCTGACCTCACTGGAGCTCAGCATCCTGCAGAACGTGACCCTGCAGCTGGAGAAGAGCAGGGCCAGGCAGGAGACGCTCAGCACTGAGACTGTCACTCAGACTGTGATGCACACTGTTGGAGCCGCAGGGGCCGGGATGTCCGAGGAG CATGTACAGCTGGTAGTGAAGAACGCTCTGAAACTCTACTCCCAGGATCGGACTGGCCTGGTGGACTATGCTCTGGAGTCTGGCG GCGGCAGCATCCTGAGCACTCGCTGCTCTGAGACGTACGAGACAAAGACGGCACTGATGAGTCTGTTTGGCCTCCCGCTCTGGTACTTCTCCCAGTCTCCTCGTGTGGCCATACAG CCTGACGTCCATCCAGGGAACTGCTGGGCGTTTCAGGGTTCTCATGGTTACCTGGTGATTCGGCTCTCCATGAGGATCGTTCCCTCTGCCTTCTCATTGGAGCACATCCCCAAAGCCCTTTCGCCAACAGGCACCATCAGCAGCGCCCCGCGCCAGTTTACCGTCTAT GGTCTGGATGATGAGAACCAGGAGGAGGGTAAGTTACTGGGCAGCTACACCTACCAGGATGATGAGGATGCGCTACAGACTTATCCTGTCACC GAGGAGAATGATAAAGCCTATCAGATCATTGAGGTTCGAGTGCTATCCAACTGGGGTCACCCGGAGTACACCTGCCTGTACCGCATCAGAGTGCACGGTCAGCCCAGTGTCAACTGA
- the LOC111967733 gene encoding SUN domain-containing protein 1 isoform X5, whose protein sequence is MKCYFSSYSTTALDFEKEHRISPVLESPRMSRRSLRLHSTTGVYGDDSLDSSLNHMYHSASFSAGGASLRDSKALKSRRSQQHSVSCSQSLLLTTPRKSQHGSQQHNSSLHSVAASDASLLSSMLDKSCIQERTLVEGFWGLDDDSELKERTMTDYSMCEANGDINSAQTQTSMVNGSFCKDRTIHSDRNDALTTYSKHSSTSARSATSKQALTAPAASPPSTIYARDKSRKNRTGERGSHRSTITCVLVSFSDTCVRVSRRAAASVASVFSLLLQSVLLRSRKEGKGVLWSVLDTCLNHSRGAAAFTVYVVTLLIQSAVLKMGSVGRKVVNGAHSSYCGSMNVNELGTEGNRMNLNGALCDDCKGKQRVETCIVQSSSSSRVCRSHVLGELWLATAYTGYLLSDQTLAYPHTLEMNESSSTFFSPCFLLLGWSPGSSVLGVGQKAGSAVRSVTRRMLSVLWLAAVSPGKAATGAFWWLGTGWYHLATVMSLLNIFVLTRCLPKLLKLLLILLPFLLVLLALWHWGPSSLLSVLPAINITEWRTAYSLSQNPLEPTKDRQPIMAQPPPAVSQPGSVLVSVDSERLARLEQRLAQLWEKVERGGRRQENQHREVLSLYQSVREQLDTQTDKDSMGLWVSGLLEERLLLLKRGMEKDAALQRELSQEIGEQYVVQQQGQESRLAQLEVLLQTLTAKTEEVQRRQADTSSATPALPPVPVPVNMGVDSESHDALLAEVQLLEATLGGIXKDLQGVMGCQGMCDRLDTLHETVSEQVSAQVRTELRALFYRSEQVGDSQPGEKELPESLLQWLSERYVSGADVHASLTSLELSILQNVTLQLEKSRARQETLSTETVTQTVMHTVGAAGAGMSEEHVQLVVKNALKLYSQDRTGLVDYALESGGGSILSTRCSETYETKTALMSLFGLPLWYFSQSPRVAIQPDVHPGNCWAFQGSHGYLVIRLSMRIVPSAFSLEHIPKALSPTGTISSAPRQFTVYGLDDENQEEGKLLGSYTYQDDEDALQTYPVTEENDKAYQIIEVRVLSNWGHPEYTCLYRIRVHGQPSVN, encoded by the exons CTCCAGCTACTCTACAACAGCCCTGGACTTTGAGAAGGAGCACAGGATCAGTCCCGTCTTAGAGTCTCCCAGGATGTCTCGGCGGAGCCTGCGTCTGCACTCCACCACTGGTGTCTATGGTGATGACAGCCTGGACTCTTCTCTCAACCACATGTACCACAGCGCCTCCTTCAGTGCAGGAGGAGCCAGTCTCAGAGATTCCAA GGCGTTGAAGAGCAGGAGgtctcagcagcactctgtctCCTGCTCCCAGTCTCTGCTCCTCACCACGCCCCGTAAGAGCCAGCATGGCTCCCAGCAGCACAACAGCAGCCTGCACAGCGTGGCCGCCAGCGAcgcctccctgctctcctccatGCTGGACAAGTCGTGTATCCAGGAGCGCACGCTGGTCGAAGGCTTCTGGGGCTTGGATGATGACTCTGAACTCAAAG AGCGGACCATGACAGACTACAGTATGTGTGAGGCCAACGGAGACATTAACTCGGCACAGACCCAGACCTCCATGGTCAACGGTAGCTTCTGTAAGGACCGCACGATCCACTCGGACAGAAATGACGCGCTCACCACCTACTCCAAGCACTCCTCAACTTCAGCCCGCTCTGCCACCAGCAAGCAGGCCCTGACAGCCCCTGCCGCATCCCCTCCCTCCACCATCTACGCCAGGGACAAAAGCCGCAAGAACAGGACGGGTGAGAGAGGCAGCCATAGAAGTACTATAACGT GTGTGCTGGTGTCCTTCTCGGACACCTGTGTGCGCGTGAGCAggagggcagcagcctctgtggcGTCCGTCTTCTCACTGCTCTTACAGAGTGTGCTGCTGAGGTCACGTAAAGAGGGCAAAG GTGTCCTGTGGTCAGTTTTAGACACCTGTCTGAACCATAGCAGGGGGGCAGCTGCCTTCACTGTGTATGTAGTGACTCTGCTCATACAGTCTGCTGTGCTGAAGATGGGCAGTGTGGGCAGAAAAGTGGTCAATGGAG CTCACTCCAGCTACTGCGGAAGCATGAATGTAAATGAGTTGGGGACTGAGGGGAATCGCATGAATCTGAATGGTGCTCTTT GTGACGACTGCAAAGGGAAGCAGCGCGTGGAGACATGCATTgtccaatcatcatcatcatcacggGTCTGCCGGTCACATGTGTTGGGGGAACTGTGGCTTGCCACTGCTTACACAGGTTACCTATTAAGCGATCAAACTCTGGCCTATCCTCATACACTTGAAATGAATGAATCCAGTTCTACCTTTTTTAGTCCTTGTTTTTTGTTACTTGGTTGGTCCCCAGGCTCCAGTGTGTTGGGGGTGGGGCAGAAGGCAGGCTCAGCTGTACGGTCCGTGACAAGGAGGATGCTGTCGGTTCTCTGGTTGGCAGCCGTGTCCCCAG GGAAGGCAGCGACCGGGGCTTTCTGGTGGCTGGGGACTGGATGGTATCATCTGGCCACCGTCATGTCGCTCCTCAACATCTTCGTCTTGACACG GTGCCTTCCCAAGCTCCTCAAACTCCTGCTGATTCTGCTCCCATTCCTGCTTGTCCTCCTGG CTCTGTGGCACTGGGGTCCGTCCAGCCTGCTGTCTGTGTTGCCTGCCATTAACATCACTGAGTGGAGGACGGCCTACTCCCTRAGTCAGAACCCTCTGGAACCAACCAAAGACCGCCAGCCCATCATGGCTCAACCACCACCAGCTGTCTCACAG CCAGGCAGTGTGCTGGTGTCTGTGGACTCTGAGCGCCTAGCGCGGTTGGAGCAGAGGCTGGCCCAGCTGTGGGAGAAGGTGGAGCGAGGGGGCCGAAGGCAGGAAAACCAGCACCGGGAGGTGCTGAGTCTCTACCAGTCTGTACGAGAGCAGCTGGACACCCAGACGGACAAGGACAGCATGGGGCTGTGGGTGTCTGGCCTGCTGGAAGAGAGACTCCTTCtgttgaagagggggatggagaaggATGCAGCACTGCAGAGAGAACTG AGTCAGGAGATTGGAGAGCAGTATGTGGTGCAGCAGCAGGGCCAAGAGTCTCGTCTGGCTCAGCTGGAGGTGCTGCTGCAGACACTGACTGCCAAGACCGAG GAGGTGCAGAGGAGGCAAGCAGACACTTCCAGTGCTACACCTGCACTGCCACCAGTTCCTGTGCCAGTCAA TATGGGTGTGGACAGCGAGTCCCATGATGCCTTGCTGGCGGAGGTGCAACTTCTAGAGGCGACGCTGGGGGGCATTAYGAAGGACCTGCAGGGGGTGATGGGATGCCAGGGCATGTGTGACCGCCTGGACACACTCCATGAAACG GTGTCTGAGCAAGTGTCTGCCCAGGTGAGGACGGAACTGCGGGCCCTGTTCTACCGCAGCGAGCAGGTCGGAGATTCCCAACCCGGAGAAAAGGAGCTCCCAGAGTCCCTGCTGCAGTGGCTCTCTGAGCGCTATGTAAGCGGGGCTGATGTGCACGCCTCTCTGACCTCACTGGAGCTCAGCATCCTGCAGAACGTGACCCTGCAGCTGGAGAAGAGCAGGGCCAGGCAGGAGACGCTCAGCACTGAGACTGTCACTCAGACTGTGATGCACACTGTTGGAGCCGCAGGGGCCGGGATGTCCGAGGAG CATGTACAGCTGGTAGTGAAGAACGCTCTGAAACTCTACTCCCAGGATCGGACTGGCCTGGTGGACTATGCTCTGGAGTCTGGCG GCGGCAGCATCCTGAGCACTCGCTGCTCTGAGACGTACGAGACAAAGACGGCACTGATGAGTCTGTTTGGCCTCCCGCTCTGGTACTTCTCCCAGTCTCCTCGTGTGGCCATACAG CCTGACGTCCATCCAGGGAACTGCTGGGCGTTTCAGGGTTCTCATGGTTACCTGGTGATTCGGCTCTCCATGAGGATCGTTCCCTCTGCCTTCTCATTGGAGCACATCCCCAAAGCCCTTTCGCCAACAGGCACCATCAGCAGCGCCCCGCGCCAGTTTACCGTCTAT GGTCTGGATGATGAGAACCAGGAGGAGGGTAAGTTACTGGGCAGCTACACCTACCAGGATGATGAGGATGCGCTACAGACTTATCCTGTCACC GAGGAGAATGATAAAGCCTATCAGATCATTGAGGTTCGAGTGCTATCCAACTGGGGTCACCCGGAGTACACCTGCCTGTACCGCATCAGAGTGCACGGTCAGCCCAGTGTCAACTGA